One Halalkalicoccus sp. NIPERK01 DNA segment encodes these proteins:
- a CDS encoding cob(I)yrinic acid a,c-diamide adenosyltransferase, producing MSDPLENTPGKGRTPDAREIEPSAPDEFGRVQLWWGDGKGKTTAAMGMGFRAAGHGFRVHMLQFMKGGASSVEDVRGEYNAIAAMPGFTYENAGHYGWHGMRDGSEDTDHAAEAEAGFERAGELVEAARAADLSKPLDLDAPPEEGMHMLLLDEVVYAANRGLVEREALVELIEDKPAALELVLTGGHERPEYLYDGADLITNVRKEKHQFEAGQRARKGTEY from the coding sequence ATGAGCGATCCCCTCGAGAACACGCCCGGAAAGGGACGGACGCCCGACGCCCGCGAGATCGAACCGAGCGCGCCCGACGAGTTCGGGCGCGTCCAACTCTGGTGGGGCGACGGCAAGGGGAAGACGACGGCGGCGATGGGGATGGGATTCCGCGCCGCGGGTCACGGATTCCGCGTCCACATGCTCCAGTTCATGAAGGGCGGCGCCTCCAGCGTCGAGGACGTCCGCGGCGAGTACAACGCGATCGCCGCGATGCCCGGATTCACCTACGAGAACGCGGGCCACTACGGCTGGCACGGCATGCGCGACGGCAGCGAGGATACCGATCACGCCGCGGAGGCCGAGGCCGGGTTCGAGCGCGCCGGGGAACTGGTCGAGGCGGCGCGCGCGGCGGACCTCTCGAAACCGCTCGACCTCGACGCTCCGCCCGAGGAGGGGATGCACATGCTGCTCCTCGACGAGGTCGTCTACGCCGCCAACAGGGGACTGGTCGAGCGCGAGGCGCTCGTGGAGTTGATCGAGGACAAGCCCGCGGCCCTCGAACTCGTCCTGACGGGGGGTCACGAGCGACCGGAGTACCTCTACGACGGCGCGGATCTGATCACCAACGTGAGAAAGGAGAAACACCAGTTCGAGGCGGGCCAGCGCGCCCGCAAGGGCACCGAGTACTGA
- a CDS encoding cobyric acid synthase, translating to MARTLLVAGTASHVGKSTVAAGLCRALSDRGIRVAPFKAQNMSNNARAVPRATEPTEAGEIGVSQYVQARAARIEATTDVNPVLLKPRGDGESQLVIDGEAVGNVAAGEYYEDGWERAREAAREAHARLAAEYDVIVAEGAGSIAEINLADRDLANVETVRFADRVAPGGRPDGRAAGPRDAEILLLCDIERGGAFASLYGTLELMPEDCRERVVGAAITKFRGDRSLLKPGIAEIEERTDVPVLGVLPYDDPGLPTEDSVSLPAVGETAVYGDSEGVRIAVPRLSRISNFTDLEPLAREPGVGVVYGPPESVLDGADAVVLPGTKNTVDDLLELHGADFGDRLDDFSGPIVGLCGGYQMLGERITNAAIEGTGDEGVIEGFGLLPVETRFSPEKRVERVERDLRGVGPLAGARGRVSGYEIHMGESRLTGPTERPFEGEGAATDGVLGTYLHGLFENRTAREAFLDRVFEGARRERPDTAERASPYDRAATLVTDHLALDALGIVEDVSAVG from the coding sequence ATGGCCCGCACCCTGCTCGTGGCCGGCACCGCGAGCCACGTCGGCAAGAGCACGGTCGCGGCGGGGCTGTGTCGTGCGCTTTCCGACCGCGGGATCCGGGTCGCCCCCTTCAAGGCCCAGAACATGTCGAACAACGCGCGCGCGGTCCCGCGGGCGACCGAGCCCACCGAGGCCGGCGAGATCGGCGTCTCCCAGTACGTCCAGGCGCGGGCCGCCCGGATCGAGGCGACCACGGACGTGAACCCCGTGCTCCTGAAACCGCGCGGCGACGGCGAGAGCCAACTGGTGATCGACGGCGAGGCGGTGGGAAACGTCGCCGCGGGCGAGTACTACGAGGACGGGTGGGAGCGCGCCCGCGAGGCCGCCCGCGAGGCCCACGCGCGCCTCGCCGCCGAATACGACGTGATCGTCGCCGAGGGGGCGGGCTCGATCGCGGAGATCAACCTCGCGGACCGCGACCTCGCGAACGTCGAGACCGTCCGCTTCGCCGATCGGGTCGCGCCGGGGGGGCGACCGGACGGCCGAGCGGCCGGCCCGCGAGACGCGGAGATCCTCCTGCTCTGTGACATCGAGCGCGGCGGGGCGTTCGCGAGCCTCTACGGCACCCTCGAACTCATGCCCGAGGACTGCCGCGAACGGGTGGTCGGGGCCGCCATCACGAAGTTTCGTGGGGACCGATCGCTCCTGAAGCCGGGGATCGCGGAGATCGAGGAACGAACGGACGTTCCCGTCCTCGGGGTGCTCCCCTACGACGACCCCGGCCTCCCCACCGAGGACAGCGTCTCCCTCCCGGCGGTGGGCGAGACGGCCGTCTACGGCGACTCGGAGGGAGTGCGGATCGCGGTCCCCCGCCTCTCGCGGATCTCGAACTTCACCGACCTCGAACCGCTGGCGCGCGAACCCGGCGTCGGCGTCGTCTACGGCCCGCCCGAGTCGGTGCTCGACGGCGCGGACGCGGTCGTGTTGCCGGGGACGAAGAACACCGTCGACGACCTGCTCGAACTCCACGGGGCGGATTTCGGCGACCGTCTCGACGACTTCTCGGGGCCGATCGTCGGCCTCTGCGGGGGGTATCAGATGCTCGGCGAGCGGATCACGAACGCCGCGATCGAGGGGACCGGCGACGAAGGGGTGATCGAGGGGTTCGGACTCCTGCCGGTCGAGACGCGCTTCTCGCCCGAGAAACGCGTCGAGCGCGTCGAGCGCGACCTTCGCGGGGTCGGCCCGCTCGCGGGCGCACGCGGTCGGGTCTCGGGCTACGAGATCCACATGGGCGAGAGCCGACTCACCGGCCCCACGGAGCGACCGTTCGAGGGCGAGGGGGCCGCGACCGACGGGGTGCTGGGGACCTACCTCCACGGACTCTTCGAGAACCGAACGGCGCGGGAGGCGTTCCTCGATCGGGTCTTCGAGGGCGCGCGGCGCGAGCGACCCGACACCGCCGAGCGGGCCTCGCCCTACGACCGGGCCGCGACGCTGGTGACGGATCACCTGGCGCTGGACGCGCTCGGGATCGTCGAGGACGTCTCGGCCGTCGGATGA
- a CDS encoding HalOD1 output domain-containing protein yields the protein MTDDDGSEDGAVATADEPRVYRTTHDFDGRRALSTTVIEAIEEVGDVDGPSSRVLADVIDPDCLDGLFRPVRHRTDRDDGVVQFPLDAHRITVYATGEIELRRIDD from the coding sequence ATGACGGACGACGACGGTTCGGAGGACGGCGCCGTAGCGACCGCGGACGAGCCGCGAGTCTACCGGACGACGCACGACTTCGACGGTCGACGCGCACTCAGCACGACCGTCATCGAGGCCATCGAGGAGGTCGGCGACGTCGATGGCCCCTCCTCGCGGGTACTCGCGGACGTGATCGATCCGGACTGTCTCGACGGCCTGTTCAGGCCCGTCCGCCACCGCACCGACCGCGACGACGGGGTCGTCCAGTTCCCGCTGGACGCCCACCGGATCACCGTCTACGCGACGGGCGAGATCGAACTCCGGCGGATCGACGACTAG
- a CDS encoding (R)-citramalate synthase has product MDAKFSPETNPFHSLGSIDSVDLLDTTLRDGEQAPGISLSPEEKAEIARALDAASVPYIEAGSACTGEGERRTISRVTDLGLDATVTSFARGVRGDVDLALDCGVDGVNLVVPSSDRHIEGKIGTTREGVLERTLELVDYAKDHGLWVEVIGEDGSRADLEYLVELLGSALDAGADRVCYADTVGHAGPGEAFEAASKLTQLGPTSTHTHDDLGLGMANALASVAAGADLVHATVNGVGERAGNVALEEVAIALDHSYGVETVDTTRLYDLAGLVSRYTGVPLPPNKAVVGENAFAHESGIHTDGTLKDERMYESYSPEKVGRERRLVLGKHTGRAGARAALEEHDVEVSEDLLQEVVSRVKRLADRGKRVTDADLLAIAEDVRGDERDRRVELLDLTAASGGATPTASVRLRVDSAVFSTADGSSGRRPREYEERVASGLGSGPVDAAVSAVRQALGSAADAQLDSYHVDAITGGTDAVVTVEVTMSRGDRTVTVARSDADITRASVVAMVDALDRLLVGRTPTPPADD; this is encoded by the coding sequence CTGGATGCGAAATTCTCCCCCGAAACTAACCCCTTTCACTCCCTCGGATCGATCGACTCGGTCGACCTTCTCGATACGACGCTTCGCGACGGCGAGCAAGCGCCGGGTATCTCGCTCTCACCCGAAGAAAAGGCCGAGATCGCCCGCGCGCTCGACGCCGCTTCGGTCCCCTATATCGAGGCCGGCAGCGCCTGCACCGGCGAGGGCGAACGCCGGACCATTTCGCGGGTGACCGACCTCGGACTCGACGCCACGGTGACCAGCTTCGCCCGCGGCGTGCGCGGCGACGTCGACCTCGCGCTGGACTGTGGCGTCGACGGCGTCAACCTCGTCGTCCCGTCGAGCGACCGCCACATCGAGGGCAAGATCGGCACCACCCGCGAGGGGGTCCTCGAGCGAACGCTCGAGCTGGTCGACTATGCGAAAGACCACGGCCTCTGGGTCGAGGTGATCGGCGAGGACGGCTCGCGGGCCGATCTCGAGTACCTGGTCGAACTGCTCGGGAGCGCGCTCGATGCCGGTGCCGACAGGGTCTGTTACGCCGACACCGTCGGCCACGCGGGGCCGGGAGAGGCCTTCGAGGCCGCCTCGAAACTCACCCAGTTAGGCCCGACGAGCACGCACACCCACGACGACCTTGGACTGGGGATGGCGAACGCGCTGGCGAGCGTCGCGGCCGGCGCGGATCTGGTCCACGCCACCGTCAACGGCGTCGGCGAGCGCGCGGGCAACGTCGCCCTCGAGGAGGTGGCGATCGCGCTCGATCACTCCTACGGGGTCGAGACGGTCGACACCACCCGGCTGTACGATCTGGCGGGGCTCGTCTCGCGCTACACGGGCGTCCCGCTCCCCCCGAACAAGGCCGTGGTCGGCGAGAACGCCTTCGCCCACGAGAGCGGCATCCATACGGATGGGACCCTGAAGGACGAGCGGATGTACGAGTCCTACTCCCCGGAGAAGGTGGGCCGCGAGCGCAGACTCGTCCTCGGGAAGCACACGGGGCGGGCGGGTGCGCGCGCGGCGCTCGAGGAACACGACGTCGAGGTGAGCGAAGACCTCCTCCAAGAGGTCGTCTCGCGGGTCAAACGACTCGCGGATCGGGGCAAGCGCGTCACCGACGCCGACCTGCTGGCGATCGCCGAGGACGTCCGCGGGGACGAACGCGACCGGCGGGTCGAACTGCTCGACCTCACCGCGGCGAGCGGCGGCGCGACGCCGACCGCGAGCGTCCGCCTCCGGGTCGACAGTGCGGTGTTCAGCACCGCAGACGGTTCGAGCGGTCGAAGGCCGCGAGAATACGAGGAGCGCGTCGCGAGCGGGCTGGGTAGCGGCCCCGTCGACGCGGCGGTCTCGGCGGTCAGACAGGCGCTCGGGTCGGCGGCGGACGCCCAACTCGACTCCTATCACGTCGACGCGATCACCGGCGGAACCGATGCCGTGGTGACCGTCGAGGTCACGATGTCCCGCGGGGATCGCACCGTGACGGTCGCACGCAGCGACGCCGACATCACGCGCGCGAGCGTGGTCGCGATGGTCGACGCGCTGGATCGCCTGCTCGTCGGCCGGACGCCGACGCCGCCCGCGGACGACTAG
- a CDS encoding DUF192 domain-containing protein, with protein sequence MRLVHRDLDIVIAGDVKVADSFLARARGLMFRRSVPEDYALVFEFGKPVTRSLHMLFVPFPIDAVWLVGGEVTHTARLDAWTGFGRGWADTILELPAGAAEGIRVGDRIALDPVG encoded by the coding sequence GTGCGACTCGTTCATCGGGACCTCGACATCGTCATCGCGGGCGACGTCAAGGTCGCAGACTCGTTTCTCGCCCGCGCACGCGGGCTGATGTTCCGCCGGTCGGTCCCGGAGGACTACGCGCTGGTCTTCGAGTTCGGAAAGCCGGTCACCCGGTCGTTGCACATGCTGTTCGTCCCGTTCCCGATCGACGCGGTCTGGCTCGTCGGCGGCGAGGTCACCCACACCGCGCGCCTCGACGCCTGGACGGGCTTCGGACGGGGGTGGGCCGACACGATCCTCGAACTCCCGGCGGGCGCGGCCGAGGGGATCCGGGTCGGCGACCGGATCGCCCTCGATCCGGTCGGGTGA
- a CDS encoding GMP synthase subunit A, whose product MRIDVVDNHGQFTHLEGRALRDMGIDTETIDNETPPGEIDADGLVLSGGPDIDRAGRCDEYLDLGIPVLGICLGMQVIADEFGGSVGSGDYGGYADVTVEIVDESDPLVGSLAPETRVWASHGDEVKELPEGFSLTGRSDICGIEAMSHQGRDLYGVQWHPEVAHTEEGEEVFENFRSICE is encoded by the coding sequence ATGAGAATCGACGTGGTCGACAACCACGGCCAGTTCACCCACCTCGAGGGGCGCGCGCTGCGCGACATGGGCATCGACACCGAGACGATCGACAACGAGACGCCTCCCGGGGAGATCGACGCCGACGGGCTGGTCCTCTCGGGCGGTCCCGACATCGACCGCGCGGGCCGGTGCGACGAGTACCTCGACCTGGGGATCCCCGTTCTGGGGATCTGCCTGGGAATGCAGGTGATCGCCGACGAGTTCGGGGGCTCCGTTGGAAGCGGCGACTATGGAGGATACGCCGACGTCACCGTCGAGATCGTCGACGAGTCGGACCCCCTCGTCGGCTCGCTCGCGCCCGAGACCCGCGTCTGGGCGAGCCACGGCGACGAGGTGAAGGAGCTCCCCGAGGGGTTTTCGCTGACCGGGAGAAGCGACATCTGCGGGATCGAGGCGATGAGCCACCAGGGGAGGGACCTCTACGGCGTCCAGTGGCACCCCGAGGTCGCACACACCGAGGAGGGCGAGGAGGTCTTCGAGAACTTCCGGTCGATCTGCGAGTGA
- a CDS encoding DUF3194 domain-containing protein, which yields MEPTDEEVVQTAAEAAEGLVFSRYRRSEVDDLDVTVSFEDGVLEVDIYLNVDDSEAERVAEDAVRAAESAVDDLFAETG from the coding sequence ATGGAGCCCACGGACGAGGAGGTCGTCCAAACCGCCGCGGAAGCCGCCGAGGGACTCGTCTTCTCGCGGTACCGTCGCTCAGAAGTCGACGACCTGGACGTAACCGTCAGCTTCGAGGACGGCGTCCTGGAGGTCGACATCTACCTCAACGTCGATGACTCCGAGGCCGAGCGGGTCGCCGAGGACGCCGTCCGAGCGGCCGAGTCGGCCGTCGACGACCTGTTCGCCGAAACAGGGTGA
- a CDS encoding prefoldin subunit beta, translated as MQGNLPPEAQEKLEQLQDLQETAQQVAVQKNQAESTLNETRSALETLEDVDEDTTMYREAGELLIETDHATAEDELGEKVDSLEVRLETLKKQEERVQTQFEELQGELQQMLGGAGGGPAGPGAGPSPGPGGA; from the coding sequence ATGCAGGGCAACCTACCGCCGGAAGCTCAGGAGAAACTCGAACAGCTACAGGACCTTCAGGAGACCGCCCAGCAGGTCGCCGTCCAGAAGAACCAGGCCGAGTCCACCCTTAACGAGACCCGAAGCGCCCTCGAAACCCTCGAAGACGTCGACGAGGACACCACGATGTACCGCGAGGCCGGCGAGCTCCTGATCGAGACCGACCACGCGACCGCCGAGGACGAACTCGGCGAGAAGGTCGACAGCCTCGAAGTCCGCCTCGAGACGCTGAAGAAACAGGAAGAACGCGTTCAGACGCAGTTCGAGGAGCTCCAAGGGGAGCTCCAGCAGATGCTCGGCGGCGCGGGCGGCGGCCCGGCCGGCCCGGGTGCGGGTCCGAGCCCCGGTCCCGGCGGCGCGTAG
- a CDS encoding iron-containing alcohol dehydrogenase translates to MHELRDAPGATPLRFATPDTRFGDGVVTELGAVLDRYGVSDPLFVTDRGVEEAGLLDIAVDAVDVTPATYYASREPSTDDVDDLPTEEVDGVVAIGGGSCLDTAKLAAVLLAHGGHPSEYVGVDRVPGPIAPLVAVPTTSGTGSQATQTAVVSHDGVKRGASDEHLRPDVALVDPELTFGLPRNVTARSGFDAFVHAMESLLAREYRWVEERPITYQGANPVSRCLARRALVLVHGSLERAVFDGDDRDARRAMSLGSHLAGTAFSASGLGAVHALASTLGGMTGRPHGECLAAAIRAGLTYNLPVRHDEYSVVAHELGGGGDGASNTPSGALVAECERLRDSIGLPGSFAEVGVSRSDIDTIVENTLVQERRLATNPRTVTDDLREFLLDGELHG, encoded by the coding sequence ATGCACGAACTACGCGACGCGCCAGGAGCGACCCCGCTCCGGTTCGCGACGCCGGATACTCGCTTCGGCGACGGCGTCGTAACCGAGCTGGGGGCCGTCCTCGATCGATACGGCGTTTCCGATCCGCTGTTCGTGACCGATCGGGGCGTCGAGGAGGCCGGCCTCCTCGACATCGCGGTAGACGCCGTCGACGTGACGCCGGCGACCTACTACGCGTCGAGGGAGCCCTCGACCGACGACGTCGACGATCTGCCGACCGAGGAGGTCGACGGCGTCGTCGCAATCGGCGGCGGCTCGTGTCTCGACACCGCGAAACTCGCGGCGGTCCTGCTCGCCCACGGCGGTCACCCCTCGGAGTACGTCGGCGTCGACCGCGTTCCCGGCCCGATCGCCCCGCTCGTCGCCGTGCCGACGACGAGCGGCACCGGATCGCAGGCGACGCAGACGGCGGTCGTCAGCCACGACGGCGTCAAGCGCGGCGCCAGCGACGAACACCTCCGCCCCGACGTGGCCCTCGTCGACCCGGAACTCACCTTCGGATTACCCAGGAACGTGACCGCCCGGTCGGGGTTCGACGCCTTCGTTCACGCGATGGAGTCGCTGCTCGCACGCGAGTATCGCTGGGTCGAAGAGCGACCCATCACTTACCAGGGTGCCAACCCCGTCTCCCGGTGTCTCGCCCGGCGGGCGCTCGTGCTCGTCCACGGCTCGCTCGAACGGGCCGTCTTCGACGGCGACGACCGCGACGCCCGGCGGGCGATGAGCCTCGGCTCGCATCTCGCCGGAACGGCCTTCTCCGCCTCCGGTCTGGGCGCGGTCCACGCGTTGGCGAGCACGCTCGGCGGCATGACCGGCCGACCCCACGGCGAGTGTCTCGCCGCCGCCATCCGCGCGGGGCTGACCTACAACCTGCCGGTGCGCCACGACGAGTACAGCGTCGTCGCCCACGAACTCGGCGGCGGCGGCGACGGCGCTTCGAACACACCCTCCGGGGCGCTCGTCGCGGAGTGTGAGCGCCTCCGGGACTCGATCGGACTGCCGGGGTCCTTCGCGGAGGTCGGCGTGTCGCGATCGGACATCGATACCATCGTCGAGA